Proteins co-encoded in one Klebsiella michiganensis genomic window:
- a CDS encoding flippase yields MRLSLPRLRVPRIPGFGILAWVASALKGWVMGSREADANSMVLYDRTLLWLTFGLAAIGFIMVTSASMPVGQRLANDPFLFAKRDGLYIIVAFVLAMVTLRLPMDFWQRHSTAMLLASIVMLLIVLVVGSSVNGASRWIAFGPLRIQPAEFSKLSLFCYLANYLVRKVDEVRNNLRGFLKPMGVILVMAVLLLAQPDLGTVVVLFVTTLAMLFLAGAKLWQFIAIIGMGISAVILLILAEPYRIRRVTSFWNPWEDPFGSGYQLTQSLMAFGRGELWGQGLGNSVQKLEYLPEAHTDFIFSIIGEELGYIGVVLALLMVFFVAFRAMSIGKRALELDQRFSGFLACSIGIWFSFQALVNVGAAAGMLPTKGLTLPLISYGGSSLLIMSTAIMLLLRIDYETRLAKAQAFTRSAK; encoded by the coding sequence ATGCGTTTATCTCTCCCTCGCCTTCGCGTCCCCCGCATTCCAGGGTTTGGTATCCTGGCCTGGGTCGCTTCGGCGTTAAAAGGGTGGGTAATGGGCTCCCGCGAGGCGGACGCCAACAGCATGGTGCTGTACGACCGCACGCTACTCTGGCTGACCTTCGGCCTGGCGGCGATTGGCTTTATTATGGTGACCTCTGCGTCAATGCCGGTGGGCCAACGCCTGGCTAACGATCCCTTCCTGTTCGCAAAACGCGACGGGTTATACATCATCGTTGCATTTGTGCTGGCTATGGTGACGCTGCGTTTACCGATGGATTTTTGGCAGCGCCACAGCACGGCGATGCTGCTGGCTTCGATCGTTATGCTGCTGATTGTGCTTGTTGTCGGTAGCTCTGTTAACGGGGCATCACGCTGGATTGCCTTCGGCCCGCTGCGTATTCAGCCCGCTGAATTCTCCAAGCTGTCGCTGTTCTGCTATCTCGCAAACTACCTTGTGCGTAAGGTTGATGAAGTTCGAAACAACCTGCGTGGCTTCCTGAAGCCAATGGGCGTGATTCTGGTGATGGCCGTTCTGCTGCTGGCCCAGCCTGACCTCGGTACCGTGGTTGTGCTGTTTGTCACTACGCTGGCGATGCTGTTCCTGGCGGGTGCTAAGTTATGGCAGTTCATTGCGATCATCGGAATGGGGATCTCGGCAGTTATTCTGCTGATCCTCGCCGAGCCTTACCGTATTCGCCGCGTAACCTCGTTCTGGAACCCGTGGGAAGATCCATTCGGCAGCGGCTACCAGCTAACGCAATCGCTGATGGCTTTCGGGCGCGGTGAACTGTGGGGGCAAGGGCTGGGGAACTCGGTTCAGAAACTGGAATATCTGCCTGAAGCACACACTGACTTTATCTTCTCGATCATCGGTGAGGAGCTGGGATATATCGGTGTGGTGCTTGCACTTTTGATGGTATTCTTCGTCGCTTTTCGCGCGATGTCCATCGGCAAACGCGCGCTGGAATTGGATCAGCGTTTTTCCGGCTTCCTGGCATGTTCTATCGGGATCTGGTTTAGCTTCCAGGCGCTGGTTAACGTGGGTGCTGCGGCGGGCATGTTGCCAACTAAAGGCCTGACGCTGCCGCTTATCAGTTACGGCGGTTCCAGCCTGCTGATCATGTCCACGGCGATCATGCTGCTGTTGAGAATAGATTATGAAACGCGTCTGGCTAAAGCTCAGGCGTTTACACGGAGTGCCAAATGA
- a CDS encoding cell division protein FtsZ (GTPase; similar structure to tubulin; forms ring-shaped polymers at the site of cell division; other proteins such as FtsA, ZipA, and ZapA, interact with and regulate FtsZ function), with translation MFEPMELTNDAVIKVIGVGGGGGNAVEHMVRERIEGVEFFAVNTDAQALRKTAVGQTIQIGNGITKGLGAGANPEVGRNAAEEDREALRAALDGADMVFIAAGMGGGTGTGAAPVVAEVAKDLGILTVAVVTKPFNFEGKKRMAFAEQGIAELSKHVDSLITIPNDKLLKVLGRGISLLDAFGAANDVLKGAVQGIAELITRPGLMNVDFADVRTVMSEMGYAMMGSGVASGEDRAEEAAEMAISSPLLEDIDLSGARGVLVNITAGFDLRLDEFETVGNTIRAFASDNATVVIGTSLDPEMNDELRVTVVATGIGMDKRPEITLVTNKQVQQPVMDRYQQHGMAPLTQEQKPAAKVVNDNTPQTAKEPDYLDIPAFLRKQAD, from the coding sequence ATGTTTGAACCTATGGAACTGACCAACGACGCGGTGATTAAAGTCATCGGCGTCGGTGGCGGCGGCGGTAATGCCGTTGAACATATGGTGCGTGAGCGCATCGAAGGCGTTGAATTCTTTGCGGTTAACACTGACGCTCAGGCACTGCGCAAAACTGCAGTTGGCCAGACGATCCAGATTGGTAATGGGATCACTAAAGGTCTGGGCGCGGGCGCAAACCCAGAAGTGGGTCGTAACGCTGCGGAAGAAGACCGCGAAGCTTTACGTGCTGCGCTGGACGGGGCAGACATGGTGTTTATCGCCGCAGGTATGGGTGGTGGTACCGGTACCGGTGCTGCACCTGTTGTTGCTGAAGTGGCTAAAGATTTAGGCATTCTGACTGTTGCCGTCGTGACTAAGCCTTTCAACTTCGAAGGCAAAAAGCGTATGGCTTTCGCTGAGCAAGGCATCGCCGAGCTGTCCAAGCACGTTGACTCCTTGATCACTATCCCGAATGACAAGCTGCTGAAAGTGCTGGGTCGTGGCATTTCTCTGCTCGACGCATTCGGCGCGGCAAACGACGTACTGAAAGGTGCCGTGCAGGGTATTGCCGAGCTGATTACGCGTCCGGGTCTGATGAACGTCGACTTCGCGGACGTGCGTACCGTGATGTCCGAAATGGGCTACGCCATGATGGGCTCCGGCGTGGCTAGCGGCGAAGATCGTGCTGAAGAAGCGGCAGAAATGGCTATCTCCAGCCCGCTGCTGGAAGACATCGACCTGTCTGGTGCTCGCGGCGTGCTGGTTAACATCACCGCTGGCTTCGACCTGCGTCTTGATGAGTTCGAAACCGTGGGTAACACCATCCGTGCGTTCGCCTCAGACAATGCCACCGTGGTTATCGGTACTTCTCTGGATCCAGAGATGAACGACGAACTGCGCGTTACCGTAGTTGCTACCGGTATCGGCATGGACAAGCGTCCTGAGATAACCCTGGTGACTAACAAGCAGGTACAGCAGCCGGTAATGGATCGCTACCAGCAGCACGGTATGGCTCCGCTGACGCAAGAGCAAAAGCCGGCCGCTAAAGTGGTTAACGACAATACACCGCAGACGGCGAAAGAGCCCGATTATCTGGATATTCCAGCGTTCCTGCGTAAGCAAGCTGATTAA
- the murG gene encoding UDP-diphospho-muramoylpentapeptide beta-N- acetylglucosaminyltransferase (N-acetylglucosaminyl transferase; UDP-N-acetylglucosamine--N-acetylmuramyl-(pentapeptide) pyrophosphoryl-undecaprenol N-acetylglucosamine transferase; involved in cell wall formation; inner membrane-associated; last step of peptidoglycan synthesis) codes for MTGKAKRLMVMAGGTGGHVFPGLAVAHHLQAEGWDIRWLGTADRMEADLVPKNGIEIDFIRISGLRGKGVKALLMAPVRIFNAWRQARAIMKAWKPDVVLGMGGYVSGPGGLAAWSLGIPVVLHEQNGIAGLTNKWLAKIATKVMQAFPGAFPKADVVGNPVRTDVLALPLPQVRFAGREGPVRVLVVGGSQGARVLNQTLPQVAGRLGEAVTIWHQTGKGGQAVVQQAYAEAGQPQHKVTEFIDDMAAAYEWADVVVCRSGALTVSEIAAAGLPALFVPFQHKDRQQYWNALPLEQAGAAKILEQPQFTVDAVTRTLAGWDRATLLAMAERARAASIPDATERVANEVSAAARS; via the coding sequence ATGACGGGCAAAGCGAAGCGATTGATGGTGATGGCGGGTGGCACCGGTGGGCATGTTTTCCCGGGGCTGGCGGTTGCCCATCATCTTCAGGCGGAAGGATGGGACATTCGCTGGCTCGGTACTGCGGATCGTATGGAAGCAGATTTGGTGCCAAAAAACGGTATTGAGATCGACTTCATTCGCATTTCCGGTCTTCGCGGCAAGGGCGTAAAAGCCTTGTTGATGGCCCCTGTGCGTATTTTCAACGCCTGGCGGCAGGCCCGCGCCATCATGAAGGCGTGGAAACCGGATGTAGTGCTGGGCATGGGCGGGTATGTTTCCGGACCAGGTGGCCTGGCCGCGTGGTCTCTTGGCATTCCTGTTGTCTTGCATGAACAGAACGGCATTGCCGGTCTGACGAATAAATGGCTGGCGAAGATTGCTACCAAGGTAATGCAAGCCTTCCCTGGCGCATTCCCTAAAGCCGATGTGGTCGGCAACCCGGTGCGGACCGACGTGCTTGCATTACCGTTGCCACAGGTGCGTTTTGCCGGAAGAGAAGGTCCGGTTCGTGTGCTGGTTGTGGGGGGCTCTCAGGGCGCTCGCGTGCTGAACCAAACCTTACCGCAGGTGGCTGGACGTTTGGGTGAGGCCGTGACTATCTGGCACCAAACTGGAAAAGGTGGTCAGGCGGTTGTGCAGCAGGCTTATGCTGAAGCCGGCCAGCCTCAGCATAAGGTGACCGAGTTTATTGATGATATGGCCGCGGCCTACGAATGGGCCGACGTTGTGGTTTGCCGCTCCGGGGCGTTAACCGTGAGTGAAATCGCGGCTGCGGGATTACCCGCATTGTTCGTTCCGTTCCAGCACAAAGATCGGCAGCAATACTGGAATGCGTTGCCGCTGGAGCAGGCGGGTGCCGCGAAAATACTGGAGCAACCGCAGTTTACCGTGGATGCCGTTACCCGTACCCTGGCCGGGTGGGACAGAGCAACGCTGCTGGCAATGGCCGAGCGGGCGCGCGCTGCTTCCATTCCTGATGCAACTGAACGTGTAGCAAATGAAGTCAGCGCCGCAGCGCGCTCGTAA
- a CDS encoding cell division protein FtsQ (involved in septum formation), producing MSQAALNARNRAEENASSRRSNGSRLAGMIFLCAVLLSVFIGGWIVVGWMEDAQRLPLSRLVVTGERHYTRNDDIRQSILALGPPGTFMTQDVNIIQQQIERLPWIKQASVRKQWPDELKIHLVEYVPIARWNDQHMVDAEGNSFSVPAERTSKQTLPMLSGPEGSENEVLQGYRDMGVVLAKDKFTLKQAAMTARRSWQLTLNNGIKLNLGRGDTMKRLDRFVELYPVLQQQAQADNKRISYVDLRYDSGAAVGWEALPPPVPNPNQQQNQAQAEQQ from the coding sequence ATGTCGCAGGCTGCACTGAATGCGCGTAATCGTGCCGAGGAAAATGCCAGCTCTCGGCGCAGCAACGGGTCCCGTCTGGCAGGGATGATTTTCCTGTGTGCGGTACTGTTGAGCGTGTTTATCGGCGGTTGGATAGTGGTGGGCTGGATGGAAGATGCCCAGCGTTTGCCACTTTCCAGGCTGGTGGTGACCGGGGAGCGGCACTACACGCGTAATGATGATATTCGACAGTCTATTCTGGCCCTGGGGCCACCTGGGACTTTTATGACCCAGGATGTGAATATCATCCAACAACAGATAGAGCGTTTGCCCTGGATCAAACAGGCAAGCGTTAGAAAGCAGTGGCCGGACGAATTGAAGATTCATCTGGTTGAATATGTGCCGATAGCACGCTGGAATGACCAGCATATGGTTGACGCAGAGGGAAATTCCTTCAGCGTGCCAGCAGAGCGCACCAGTAAGCAGACTTTGCCGATGCTTTCCGGCCCGGAAGGCAGCGAAAACGAAGTTCTGCAAGGTTACCGTGACATGGGCGTGGTGCTGGCAAAGGATAAATTTACGTTGAAACAAGCGGCTATGACCGCTCGCCGTTCCTGGCAGTTGACGCTGAATAACGGGATTAAGCTCAACCTTGGTCGGGGCGATACGATGAAACGTCTGGATCGTTTTGTAGAACTGTACCCGGTTCTGCAACAGCAGGCGCAGGCTGACAACAAACGGATCAGTTATGTTGACCTGCGATACGATTCAGGCGCCGCGGTGGGTTGGGAGGCACTTCCTCCTCCGGTACCTAATCCGAATCAGCAACAGAATCAGGCACAGGCAGAACAACAATGA
- the ftsA gene encoding cell division protein FtsA (ATP-binding involved in recruitment of FtsK to Z ring; essential cell division protein; colocalizes with FtsZ through direct interaction to the septal ring structure; structurally similar to eukaryotic actin; binds directly to the cell membrane): MIKATDRKLVVGLEIGTAKVAALVGEVLPDGMVNIIGVGSCPSRGMDKGGVNDLESVVKCVQRAIDQAELMADCQISSVYLALSGKHISCQNEIGMVPISEEEVTQEDVENVVHTAKSVRVRDEHRVLHVIPQEYAIDYQEGIKNPVGLSGVRMQAKVHLITCHNDMAKNIVKAVERCGLKVDQLIFAGLAASYAVLTEDERELGVCVVDIGGGTMDMAVYTGGALRHTKVIPYAGNVVTSDIAYAFGTPPSDAEAIKVRHGCALGSIVGKDENVEVPSVGGRPPRSLQRQTLAEVIEPRYTELLNLVNEEILQLQEQLRQQGVKHHLAAGIVLTGGAAQIEGLAACAQRVFHTQVRIGQPLNITGLTDYAQESYYSTAVGLLHYGKESHLSGEAEVEKRTSVGSWFKRLNSWLRKEF; the protein is encoded by the coding sequence ATGATCAAGGCGACGGACAGAAAACTGGTAGTTGGACTGGAGATTGGCACCGCGAAGGTTGCCGCTTTAGTAGGGGAAGTTCTGCCCGACGGTATGGTCAATATTATTGGCGTGGGTAGCTGCCCTTCGCGCGGTATGGACAAAGGCGGAGTAAACGACCTCGAGTCGGTGGTTAAATGTGTTCAACGGGCGATTGACCAGGCTGAATTGATGGCAGACTGCCAGATCTCTTCAGTCTACCTGGCGCTGTCCGGTAAGCATATCAGCTGCCAAAACGAGATAGGCATGGTGCCGATTTCGGAAGAGGAAGTGACGCAGGAAGATGTTGAAAATGTGGTGCATACGGCAAAATCTGTGCGTGTTCGTGATGAACACCGGGTTCTGCATGTGATTCCACAGGAATACGCTATTGATTACCAGGAAGGGATCAAGAATCCAGTAGGGCTATCCGGCGTCCGCATGCAGGCGAAGGTCCATTTGATTACCTGCCATAACGATATGGCGAAAAACATTGTTAAAGCCGTTGAACGTTGTGGTTTAAAAGTTGACCAATTAATTTTTGCCGGCCTGGCCGCAAGCTATGCGGTATTGACCGAAGATGAACGCGAGCTGGGTGTCTGTGTTGTGGACATCGGCGGTGGTACCATGGATATGGCGGTCTACACCGGCGGAGCGCTGCGCCACACCAAAGTTATCCCTTATGCAGGGAATGTGGTCACCAGCGATATCGCCTACGCCTTCGGGACACCACCGAGCGATGCGGAAGCAATTAAGGTTCGCCATGGTTGTGCGTTGGGATCTATCGTCGGTAAAGACGAGAACGTTGAAGTTCCGAGCGTTGGTGGACGACCACCACGCAGCCTTCAGCGCCAGACGCTGGCTGAAGTGATTGAGCCTCGCTACACCGAGCTGCTCAACCTGGTCAATGAAGAAATTTTGCAGTTACAGGAACAGCTTCGCCAGCAGGGTGTTAAACATCACCTGGCGGCGGGGATTGTGTTAACCGGCGGCGCGGCACAAATTGAAGGCCTGGCAGCCTGTGCTCAGCGTGTGTTCCATACGCAGGTGCGTATCGGCCAGCCGTTGAATATTACTGGCCTTACTGATTATGCCCAGGAGTCGTATTACTCGACCGCAGTAGGGTTGCTGCACTACGGGAAGGAATCACATCTCAGTGGTGAAGCAGAAGTGGAAAAAAGGACCTCTGTTGGCTCATGGTTTAAGCGACTGAACAGCTGGCTGAGAAAAGAATTTTAA
- the ddl gene encoding D-alanine--D-alanine ligase (D-alanine--D-alanine ligase; DdlA; DdlB; cytoplasmic; catalyzes the formation of D-alanyl-D-alanine from two D-alanines in peptidoglycan synthesis; there are two forms of this enzyme in Escherichia coli) — MADKIAVLLGGTSAEREVSLQSGSAVLAGLKEAGIDAHAFDPQSESVLELKAQGFDKVFIALHGRGGEDGTLQGLLEFLGLPYTGSGVMASAITMDKLRSKLLWQGAGLPVAPWVAVNRQDFAAGLSAALVERVTALGLPVIVKPSREGSSVGMSKVESADALPAALELAFEHDEEVLIEKWLSGPEYTVAILGEEILPSIRIQPAGTFYDYEAKYLSDETQYFCPAGLIEQREQELQALVLQAWQILGCSGWGRVDVMQDSDGQFYLLEVNTSPGMTSHSLVPMAARQAGMSFSQLVVRILELAD; from the coding sequence ATGGCTGATAAGATCGCCGTTCTTCTCGGAGGTACCTCCGCTGAGCGTGAGGTTTCTCTGCAATCCGGCAGCGCGGTGCTGGCGGGGCTCAAAGAAGCTGGGATTGATGCGCATGCTTTTGATCCACAAAGCGAGTCTGTACTTGAGCTGAAGGCCCAGGGCTTTGACAAAGTTTTTATCGCGCTGCATGGTCGCGGTGGTGAAGACGGTACTTTGCAAGGGCTGTTGGAGTTCCTTGGACTGCCATATACCGGCAGCGGCGTGATGGCCTCAGCGATCACTATGGATAAGCTGCGCAGCAAACTGCTGTGGCAGGGCGCAGGTTTACCCGTTGCTCCATGGGTTGCCGTTAATCGTCAGGATTTCGCGGCAGGCCTCAGCGCAGCGCTGGTTGAGCGTGTTACTGCCTTAGGTTTACCGGTTATCGTCAAGCCGAGCCGTGAAGGTTCCAGCGTAGGCATGTCTAAGGTGGAGAGCGCAGATGCGCTGCCAGCCGCGCTTGAACTGGCCTTTGAGCATGATGAAGAAGTGCTGATTGAAAAATGGTTGAGCGGCCCGGAGTACACGGTTGCGATTTTAGGTGAGGAAATTTTACCGTCTATTCGCATCCAACCCGCTGGAACCTTCTATGATTATGAAGCGAAGTATCTGTCTGATGAAACTCAATATTTCTGCCCTGCCGGATTAATTGAGCAAAGAGAGCAGGAATTGCAGGCATTAGTTCTGCAGGCCTGGCAGATTCTTGGCTGTAGCGGCTGGGGGCGTGTCGATGTGATGCAGGATAGCGACGGTCAGTTTTACCTGCTAGAAGTGAACACTTCTCCGGGGATGACCAGCCATAGTTTGGTGCCGATGGCGGCTCGCCAGGCGGGGATGAGCTTCTCGCAGCTGGTTGTACGTATTTTGGAACTGGCGGACTGA
- a CDS encoding UDP-N-acetylmuramate--alanine ligase produces the protein MNTQQLAKLRSIVPEMRRVRHIHFVGIGGAGMGGIAEVLANEGYQISGSDLAPNPVTQQLSALGATIYFNHRPENVRDASVVVVSTAISADNPEIVAAHEARIPVIRRAEMLAELMRFRHGIAIAGTHGKTTTTAMVSSIYAEAGLDPTFVNGGLVKAAGVHARLGNSRYLIAEADESDASFLHLQPMVSIVTNIEADHMDTYQGDFENLKQTFINFLHNLPFYGRAVMCVDDPVIRELLPRVGRQITTYGFSDDADVRVENYQQKGAQGFFTIVRQDKPEMHVVLNAPGRHNALNAAAAVAVATEEGIEDDAILRALESFQGTGRRFDFLGEYPLASVNGKAGTAMLVDDYGHHPTEVDATIKAARAGWPDKNLVMIFQPHRYTRTRDLYDDFAGVLSQVDSLVMLEVYPAGEAPIPGADSRSLCRTIRGRGKVDPILVSDHAEVAEILAPVLTGNDLILVQGAGNIGKIARNLAEIKLQPQTKEEGRHG, from the coding sequence ATGAATACACAACAACTGGCGAAACTGCGTTCAATTGTGCCCGAGATGCGTCGCGTCCGGCACATTCACTTTGTTGGCATCGGCGGCGCCGGTATGGGCGGTATTGCTGAAGTATTGGCTAACGAAGGTTACCAGATCAGCGGTTCCGATCTGGCGCCGAACCCGGTTACGCAACAGTTGTCGGCACTGGGTGCCACGATTTATTTCAACCATCGCCCGGAAAACGTGCGTGATGCAAGCGTGGTTGTTGTTTCTACAGCAATTTCTGCGGATAACCCTGAGATTGTTGCGGCCCATGAAGCACGTATTCCGGTCATCCGCCGTGCTGAAATGCTGGCTGAACTGATGCGTTTCCGTCACGGCATTGCTATTGCCGGTACGCATGGCAAAACCACGACGACGGCAATGGTGTCCAGCATTTATGCCGAAGCGGGCCTGGATCCCACGTTTGTCAATGGTGGTCTGGTAAAAGCGGCTGGTGTACATGCTCGCCTGGGGAACAGTCGCTACCTGATTGCTGAGGCTGATGAAAGTGATGCTTCGTTCCTGCACCTGCAGCCGATGGTCTCAATTGTGACCAATATCGAAGCCGACCACATGGATACGTACCAGGGCGACTTCGAAAATTTAAAGCAGACGTTTATTAATTTCCTGCATAACTTGCCGTTTTATGGACGAGCGGTGATGTGCGTAGACGATCCGGTGATTCGCGAACTTCTGCCGCGCGTGGGTCGTCAAATCACGACGTATGGCTTTAGCGACGACGCCGATGTACGCGTTGAAAATTATCAGCAGAAAGGCGCTCAGGGCTTTTTCACCATAGTGCGCCAGGACAAGCCTGAGATGCATGTGGTGCTGAATGCACCCGGCCGGCATAACGCACTGAATGCGGCTGCCGCGGTTGCCGTCGCGACGGAAGAGGGCATCGAAGACGACGCCATTTTACGTGCGCTGGAAAGCTTCCAGGGAACGGGGCGTCGTTTCGACTTCCTGGGTGAATATCCCCTGGCTTCGGTCAATGGTAAAGCGGGTACCGCTATGCTGGTGGACGACTATGGTCACCACCCAACGGAAGTGGATGCCACCATTAAGGCGGCGCGTGCCGGTTGGCCTGATAAAAATCTGGTGATGATTTTCCAGCCGCATCGCTATACGCGTACGCGTGATTTGTACGATGACTTTGCTGGCGTGCTGTCACAGGTCGACTCTCTGGTGATGCTGGAGGTCTATCCTGCCGGTGAGGCGCCAATTCCGGGGGCCGATAGCCGCTCTTTATGCCGCACCATTCGCGGCCGCGGAAAAGTTGACCCAATTTTGGTTTCCGATCACGCTGAGGTGGCGGAAATTTTGGCCCCTGTTCTGACGGGAAATGATTTGATTCTCGTTCAAGGTGCCGGGAATATCGGCAAAATCGCCCGAAACCTGGCTGAAATCAAATTGCAGCCTCAAACTAAAGAGGAAGGGCGTCATGGCTGA
- the murD gene encoding UDP-N-acetylmuramoyl-L-alanyl-D-glutamate synthetase (UDP-N-acetylmuramoylalanine--D-glutamate ligase; involved in peptidoglycan biosynthesis; cytoplasmic; catalyzes the addition of glutamate to the nucleotide precursor UDP-N-acetylmuramoyl-L-alanine during cell wall formation): protein MADYQGKKVVIIGLGLTGLSCVDFFLARGVTPRVMDSRISPPGLDKLPENVDRHIGSLNEDWLLAADLIIASPGVALATPALSAAADAGIEIIGDIELFCREAQAPIVAITGSNGKSTVTTLVGEMAKAAGVNVGVGGNIGLPALMLLDKGCELYVLELSSFQLETTHSLKAAAATVLNVTEDHMDRYPFGMQQYRAAKLSIYENAKVCVVNADDALTMPVRGADERCISFGVDVGDYHLNRQQGDTWLRVKGEKILNTKEMKLVGQHNYTNALAALALADAVNLPRSSSLKALTTYTGLAHRFQLAWERNGVRWINDSKATNVGSTEAALNGLHVEGTLHLLLGGDGKSADFSPLARYLQGDRVRLYCFGRDGAELAGLRPDIAEQTETMEQAMKLAADRVESGDMVLLSPACASLDQFKNFEQRGDMFTQLAKELG, encoded by the coding sequence ATGGCAGATTACCAGGGTAAAAAAGTTGTCATCATCGGACTGGGCCTTACGGGCCTGTCCTGCGTGGATTTCTTCCTTGCGCGCGGCGTTACGCCACGCGTAATGGACTCCCGCATCTCCCCTCCTGGTCTTGATAAACTGCCTGAGAACGTTGATCGCCATATCGGTTCGCTGAATGAAGACTGGCTCCTGGCGGCGGATTTGATTATTGCCAGCCCTGGCGTGGCGCTTGCGACTCCAGCCCTGAGCGCCGCGGCGGATGCCGGCATCGAGATTATCGGCGACATCGAGCTGTTTTGCCGTGAAGCCCAGGCCCCGATTGTCGCCATTACCGGCTCCAACGGCAAAAGTACCGTGACCACCCTGGTGGGAGAGATGGCGAAAGCGGCGGGTGTGAACGTGGGCGTGGGCGGAAATATTGGCCTGCCGGCATTGATGCTGCTGGATAAAGGCTGCGAGCTTTATGTATTGGAGCTCTCCAGCTTCCAGCTGGAAACCACGCATAGCCTGAAGGCTGCGGCGGCGACCGTTCTGAACGTGACTGAAGATCATATGGATCGCTATCCGTTCGGGATGCAGCAGTACCGCGCGGCAAAGTTGAGTATCTATGAAAATGCGAAAGTTTGCGTGGTCAACGCGGACGATGCGCTGACGATGCCGGTGCGTGGCGCGGACGAGCGCTGCATTAGCTTTGGTGTCGATGTCGGTGATTACCATCTTAATCGTCAGCAAGGGGATACCTGGCTGCGGGTCAAAGGGGAGAAAATCCTCAACACCAAAGAGATGAAACTGGTCGGGCAGCACAACTACACCAACGCTCTGGCGGCGCTGGCGCTGGCGGATGCGGTGAATCTTCCCCGCTCCAGCAGCCTGAAAGCACTGACTACCTATACCGGCCTGGCTCACCGTTTCCAGTTGGCCTGGGAACGGAACGGCGTGCGCTGGATCAACGACTCCAAAGCAACCAACGTAGGCAGCACCGAAGCGGCGCTTAACGGCCTGCATGTTGAAGGGACGCTGCATCTGCTGTTGGGTGGCGATGGTAAATCTGCTGATTTCTCACCTTTAGCCCGCTACCTTCAGGGCGACCGCGTGCGCCTGTACTGCTTTGGTCGTGATGGAGCTGAACTGGCCGGGTTACGTCCGGATATTGCCGAGCAGACAGAAACCATGGAGCAGGCAATGAAGCTTGCCGCCGACCGCGTGGAATCCGGCGATATGGTGCTGCTCTCTCCAGCCTGCGCCAGCCTCGATCAGTTTAAAAACTTTGAACAGCGCGGCGATATGTTTACTCAATTAGCGAAGGAGCTCGGCTGA